Proteins encoded by one window of BD1-7 clade bacterium:
- the dapE gene encoding Succinyl-diaminopimelate desuccinylase — protein MSATLDLTRQLIELQSVTPEDAGCQPLMIQRLEAIGFECTPLRFGDVDNFWATWGESGPLLCFAGHTDVVPTGPVEKWQSPPFVPTERDGMLYGRGTADMKASLAAMVVACERIAAEHGTPKNGRVAFLITSDEEGPAINGTVKIIEWLDGKDTIDYCIVGEPSSTDTLGDVIKNGRRGSLGAVLTVKGIQGHIAYPHLAKNPIHLAAPALAELAAETWDNGNDFFPATSFQISNINGGTGATNVIPGEVEVVFNFRFSTELTADVLKTRTEAILDKHNFDYDLTWNLSGEPFLTAEGNLVEATVKAIESVTGTKPVLSTAGGTSDGRFIAPTGAQVVELGPVNATIHKIDECVAIDALEPLTAMYQEIIADLTV, from the coding sequence ATGAGTGCAACTCTTGATCTCACCCGGCAACTAATTGAACTGCAATCTGTCACGCCCGAAGACGCGGGCTGCCAGCCCCTGATGATACAAAGACTTGAAGCCATTGGCTTTGAGTGCACTCCCCTGCGCTTCGGCGATGTCGATAACTTTTGGGCAACCTGGGGGGAATCCGGGCCACTACTATGTTTTGCCGGCCATACGGATGTCGTCCCGACCGGCCCTGTTGAAAAATGGCAAAGCCCTCCATTCGTTCCAACCGAACGTGATGGCATGCTCTACGGCCGCGGCACTGCCGATATGAAAGCCAGCCTTGCTGCAATGGTCGTCGCTTGTGAACGTATTGCCGCCGAACATGGCACACCAAAAAACGGCCGCGTTGCATTCTTGATTACCAGCGATGAAGAAGGCCCCGCCATCAATGGTACCGTTAAAATTATTGAGTGGCTCGACGGCAAAGACACGATCGATTATTGCATCGTCGGCGAACCATCTAGCACAGATACTCTCGGCGACGTCATTAAAAACGGCCGACGAGGAAGCCTTGGAGCGGTATTAACCGTCAAAGGCATTCAAGGCCATATCGCCTACCCACACCTGGCGAAAAACCCGATTCATCTGGCCGCGCCTGCATTGGCTGAGCTTGCTGCTGAAACATGGGACAACGGCAATGATTTTTTCCCGGCGACATCATTTCAAATATCAAACATCAACGGCGGAACGGGTGCTACCAATGTGATTCCGGGTGAGGTTGAAGTTGTTTTCAACTTCCGCTTCTCCACAGAGCTCACAGCAGACGTACTCAAAACACGCACCGAAGCGATATTAGACAAACACAATTTTGACTACGATCTCACCTGGAATTTATCCGGCGAACCGTTCCTCACTGCAGAAGGCAACTTGGTTGAAGCTACTGTGAAAGCGATTGAGTCGGTCACCGGCACCAAACCGGTACTATCTACCGCCGGTGGCACTTCTGACGGCCGCTTCATAGCGCCAACAGGTGCGCAAGTTGTTGAGCTTGGCCCAGTGAACGCGACCATTCATAAGATCGATGAGTGTGTGGCGATTGATGCACTTGAACCGCTAACAGCGATGTATCAGGAAATCATTGCGGATCTTACGGTTTAG
- the dapD gene encoding 2,3,4,5-tetrahydropyridine-2,6-dicarboxylate N-succinyltransferase → MGIYAFGLGIGTQNKNGEWLEVFYPAPQLDLSEDAVEMIKATLWYEGENEALAATHEQMRVLAEGFAKLGDDALAEQATTLSKSKQPLVATILATDDAPSTAPEVYLKLHLLSHRIVKPHETRLDGMFGLLKNTAWTNEGAIDIDELPERQLQARVEGRLLEVMSVDKFPKMANYVVPAGVRVAHTARVRLGAYLGEGTTIMHEGFVNFNAGTEGTAMIEGRISAGVWVGDGSDLGGGCSTMGTLSGGNNVIISVGKECLVGANAGVGIPLGDRCTVEAGLYVTAGAVVHVLDSDGKVAEKVKARDLASKSDLLFRRNSVTGAIEALTNKSAIELNHELHAHN, encoded by the coding sequence ATGGGCATTTACGCTTTTGGCTTGGGAATAGGCACACAAAACAAGAACGGCGAGTGGCTGGAAGTATTCTACCCTGCACCGCAGTTGGATTTGTCTGAAGATGCCGTAGAAATGATCAAGGCCACCTTATGGTACGAGGGCGAAAACGAGGCCCTTGCTGCGACTCACGAACAGATGCGAGTACTGGCAGAAGGTTTTGCAAAGCTGGGCGACGACGCACTGGCTGAACAAGCAACAACCTTGAGCAAATCCAAGCAGCCTTTAGTAGCAACTATTTTGGCAACCGACGACGCACCAAGTACGGCGCCTGAAGTGTATCTGAAGCTGCATTTGCTCTCTCATCGTATCGTCAAGCCTCATGAAACCCGTCTAGACGGCATGTTTGGCCTNCTGAAAAACACTGCCTGGACTAATGAAGGCGCGATCGACATCGACGAACTGCCTGAGCGTCAACTACAAGCCCGTGTTGAAGGCCGTTTATTGGAAGTTATGTCTGTCGACAAATTCCCTAAAATGGCGAACTACGTGGTTCCTGCCGGCGTTCGCGTTGCGCATACCGCACGCGTACGCTTAGGTGCTTACCTCGGCGAAGGCACCACCATCATGCATGAAGGTTTTGTTAACTTTAATGCTGGTACCGAAGGCACTGCAATGATCGAAGGCCGTATATCTGCCGGCGTTTGGGTCGGCGATGGCTCTGACCTTGGCGGCGGCTGCTCAACCATGGGCACACTGTCTGGCGGCAACAACGTCATTATCAGCGTTGGTAAAGAATGCTTGGTTGGCGCAAACGCCGGTGTTGGCATCCCTCTGGGTGATCGCTGCACCGTAGAAGCGGGCCTTTACGTAACGGCAGGCGCTGTTGTTCACGTATTGGATAGCGATGGAAAAGTGGCTGAAAAGGTCAAAGCTCGCGATTTGGCCAGTAAATCAGACCTGTTGTTCCGTCGCAACTCCGTGACCGGTGCAATCGAAGCACTGACCAATAAGTCTGCAATCGAGCTTAACCACGAGCTTCACGCACACAACTGA
- a CDS encoding putative protein: MTTTLYGIKNCDTVKKARKWLEENTIDYTFHDFRVDGINADMITGWLQQQPVEKLVNKRSTTWKQLSDDDKNNLSDTSAISLCVAHETLVKRPVLDHNGDIHLGFKAADYTAIFGK; this comes from the coding sequence ATGACCACCACCTTGTATGGCATAAAAAACTGCGACACCGTTAAAAAAGCCCGAAAATGGCTGGAAGAAAACACCATTGATTACACCTTCCATGATTTTCGTGTTGATGGCATTAACGCCGACATGATCACTGGCTGGCTGCAACAACAACCGGTTGAAAAACTGGTTAACAAGCGCAGTACCACCTGGAAACAGCTTTCCGACGATGACAAAAACAACCTGAGCGATACTTCAGCAATATCTCTGTGTGTCGCCCACGAAACTCTGGTAAAACGCCCTGTGCTTGATCACAATGGCGACATTCACTTGGGCTTCAAGGCCGCCGATTACACTGCGATATTCGGCAAGTAA